One Betta splendens chromosome 8, fBetSpl5.4, whole genome shotgun sequence DNA segment encodes these proteins:
- the aatka gene encoding serine/threonine-protein kinase LMTK1 isoform X1, whose protein sequence is MLFALHVIVMSSAFFNPSFAFSSHFDTDGAPLSELSWPSSLAVVAVSFSGLFTFVFLMLACLCCKKGDMGFKEFENTEGEEYQADLSALASPSSQNGPEVYILPLTEVSLPVSKQPGRSIQLLKSSDLGRHSLLYLKEIGHGWFGKVLLGEVNAGLSTTQVVVKELKASASVQDQMQFLEEVQPYRTLQHPALVQCLAQCSEVTPYLLVMEFCPLGDLKSYLCSCRAADAEAPDPLILQQMACDIASGLLHLHKYNFIHSDLALRNCLLTSEMSVKIGDYGLSHSRYKDDYYVTQDQIWVPLRWIAPELIDEVHGNLLIVDQTRSSNVWSLGVMMWELLELGSQPYRHYTDRQVLNYAVKEQQLKLPKPQLQFPLAERWYEVMQFCWLQPELRPSSEEVHLLVTYLCAKGSSEAEEEFEHRWNALRPNLLGSTSHTAASTALVLTPTPDSADTPGADQTQEVEPASSASSSFPLLEHFSDSFHSDTGDDLLTVTETSHGLNFEYKWEQARAEQPYCSSSTSGPLGQGNPHYQDIYYLSKGGTSGGCKTDSLTSGISPSYYEPDHPGVVPVLSAHSPSVCSEYYIRIEEPVECNINLDESIVDYSPGMEASNSRLSPDSQTGSSAAEPGAYWSTDHRKSTAYDSDSSPTVMAPLLRQASSISPENLGHTPNCFSANQVSAAHCEHSSPSELDTSPDSRSTLVHPVGRLESTRSLSQAVSSPSLGFCDPYLEASTGRSMVNDSCHSMMGPLRKTLSVNHVSIDVGTDDTVLVGQRGGEHMEDDLFAEGEATNWTSNYSANNNSFSCESRQANSGHDSYLDLQYAAHSELCSLTKATTRTFQSNRSSGTLEAGAGDSKPAELGSYIHLCHKETENATQVERNVPTENIRNIDSLTSSTLTTRGSQEGKGEKQLLYNGERPFSEPKMIPDVSYMKSPSSFKDPQACQTDKHRGSICFGVAAGLSVGQGSSKLNYPETTESSKGLDGLSLAELGDYSEDDDDDITDITSGIFADFNLDYAEADEDELSPTKNPEEMTESVEALNLSSSIASTCDQAFSPDPFNTPILPKSLDSGYDTENNESPEFLFKELGDVRAVEMSPRLSGESELVLQVGFGHGLCPSTSASEAPPSHVKDLSDKNPYRDSAYFSDYDVESERSPQEDGSKFFPGPHTHDFHPGKLTCTRDESLIQRQFNNEDLLTDLRPIKSCALVNLYEADPNSPHPLPTPGLSMLSPFPPQMGGCLTKESAPADDDLGLQTDHSGEEHSSELSTSNGSEASSSVPEAATNNEESNRRANTCSPVQSLSSDSINDYRDEGSKDNKNPEGSTEEEELPEFSLAKDEAEGKSEGVRLNEEDFEDIDAEECDSQETLCEGSNGPVDLSTSSSLLELCGEDVRAPLEEAEDEDDSDDSESDEELRTYNIQDEDSEESEEDFTTVPVVVSDCSRARHLRSLLKMPTLLTQSFCDELERKKKAVSFFDDVTVFLFDQESPTGELADFAFSGGAEPSAQTQPDPGVEALACETFCSDERDGSVPEDGGGCEWEDDLAFMPRPPSPDATAEPQPSLAPISNNPEAQKPAAMSLNRFMVSRFSITHVSDTHQGSATGNSEDGPKA, encoded by the exons ATGCTCTTTGCCCTACATGTGATTGTCATGTCTTCGGCGTTTTTCAATCCCAGCTTTGCCTTCAGCTCTCACTTTGACACAG ATGGGGCCCCGCTCAGCGAGCTGTCATGGCCGTCCTCGTTGGCCGTGGTGGCCGTGTCCTTCTCCGGCCTCTTCACCTTCGTCTTCCTCATGCTGGCCTGTCTCTGCTGCAAGAAGGGAGACATGGGCTTCAAG GAGTTTGAAAACACTGAGGGAGAGGAGTACCAGGCAGATCTCTCCGCTCTGGCCTCGCCTTCCTCCCAGAACGGGCCCGAGGTCTACATCCTTCCCCTCACAGAGGTCTCGCTGCCTGTCTCCAAGCAGCCGGGCCGATCCA TCCAGTTGCTGAAATCATCAGACCTCGGTCGTCATAGTTTACTCTATCTAAAGGAGATTGGGCACGGTTGGTTTGGCAag GTTTTGCTGGGGGAGGTAAACGCAGGTCTGAGCACCACCCAGGTGGTGGTGAAGGAGCTGAAAGCCAGCGCCAGCGTCCAGGACCAGATGCAGTTCCTGGAGGAGGTCCAGCCTTATCG AACGCTCCAACATCCTGCCCTGGTGCAGTGTCTGGCACAGTGCTCTGAGGTCACTCCCTACCTGCTGGTCATGGAGTTTTGCCCCCTG GGTGATTTGAAAAGTTACCTCTGCAGTTGTAGGGCAGCCGATGCCGAGGCTCCGGATCCTTTGATCCTCCAGCAAATGGCGTGTGACATTGCCTCGGGGCTTCTGCATCTCCATAAATACAACTTCATACACAG TGACCTGGCCTTGCGAAACTGCTTGCTAACTTCAGAAATGTCGGTTAAGATCGGAGACTACGGCCTTTCTCACAGCCGATACAAG GATGACTATTACGTAACACAAGACCAGATCTGGGTCCCCCTGCGCTGGATTGCACCTGAGCTCATCGACGAGGTCCACGGAAACCTGCTGATCGTTGACCAAACCAGAAGCAGCAACGTATG GTCCCTGGGGGTGATGAtgtgggagctgctggagttGGGAAGCCAGCCGTACAGAcactacacagacagacaggtgctgAACTACgctgtgaaggagcagcagctcaaactccCCAAGCCTCAGCTCCAGTTCCCTCTGGCCGAACGCTG GTATGAGGTCATGCAATTTTGCTGGCTCCAGCCAGAGCTGAGGCCCAGCAGTGAGGAGGTCCACCTTCTGGTCACATACCTATGTGCCAAAGGCTCcagtgaggctgaggaggagttTGAACATCGCTGGAACGCCTTGAGACCCAACCTGCTCGGCAGTACTTCCCACACGGCTGCATCCACAGCCCTCGTCCTGACCCCTACCCCCGACTCTGCCGACACACCCGGTGCAGACCAAACTCAGGAAGTGGAGccggcctcctctgcctcatcttCCTTCCCCCTCCTGGAGCACTTCTCCGACAGCTTCCACTCCGACACAGGGGACGACCTGCTGACTGTCACAGAGACCAGCCACGGTCTCAACTTTGAGTACAAGTGGGAGCAGGCTCGAGCTGAGCAGCCctactgctcctcctccaccagtggGCCACTAGGTCAGGGGAACCCACACTACCAGGATATTTATTATTTGAGCAAAGGAGGCACCTCAGGTGGCTGCAAGACTGACAGCCTCACGTCAGGCATATCCCCATCTTATTATGAACCTGACCACCCGGGTGTGGTCCCAGTGTTGAGCGCCCATAGCCCCTCAGTCTGCAGCGAGTACTACATTCGCATAGAGGAGCCTGTAGAGTGTAATATTAACCTGGATGAAAGCATTGTAGACTACAGCCCAGGAATGGAGGCCAGCAACAGCAGGTTGTCACCTGATAGTCAGACAGGTTCGTCCGCGGCCGAGCCCGGGGCTTACTGGTCCACTGACCACAGAAAATCCACCGCCTACGACTCTGACTCGAGCCCCACTGTCATGGCGCCGCTATTAAGACAGGCATCCAGCATCAGTCCTGAGAACTTAGGCCACACCCCCAACTGCTTCTCAGCCAATCAGGTCAGCGCGGCCCACTGCGAACACTCGAGTCCGTCTGAGCTGGATACGTCTCCAGATTCTCGATCAACCCTCGTCCACCCAGTGGGACGGTTAGAAAGTACGCGCAGTCTGTCACAAGCAGTGAGCAGCCCCAGCTTGGGCTTCTGCGACCCCTACCTTGAAGCGAGCACCGGCCGTAGCATGGTTAACGATAGCTGCCATAGTATGATGGGTCCCCTCAGGAAGACGCTGTCCGTTAACCACGTTAGCATCGATGTAGGAACAGACGACACGGTGCTGGTAGGCCAGCGGGGAGGTGAACACATGGAGGATGACCTGTTCGCTGAGGGAGAGGCAACTAATTGGACCTCAAACTATTCCGCCAACAATAATAGCTTTAGCTGTGAGAGCAGGCAGGCGAACAGTGGGCACGACAGCTATCTGGACCTTCAATACGCTGCTCACTCTGAGTTATGTTCGCTAACCAAGGCCACCACCAGAACTTTCCAAAGCAACAGGTCTTCTGGCACTTTggaggcaggagcaggagaCAGCAAGCCAGCGGAACTGGGATCATATATTCACTTATGTCACAAGGAAACGGAAAATGCCACTCAGGTGGAAAGGAATGTGCCTACAGAAAATATAAGAAACATTGATTCTCTTACCAGCTCAACCCTTACGACTAGAGGTTCACAGGAGGGAAAAGGTGAAAAGCAGTTGCTGTATAATGGAGAGAGACCGTTCTCTGAGCCTAAAATGATACCTGACGTAAGCTATATGAAGTCCCCGTCTTCTTTCAAAGATCCTCAGGCCTGTCAAACAGACAAGCACAGAGGTAGCATCTGTTTCGGTGTCGCTGCAGGATTGTCCGTCGGGCAGGGAAGCAGCAAACTAAACTATCCTGAGACAACAGAAAGTAGCAAAGGATTAGACGGCCTTAGCCTGGCTGAGCTTGGAGACTATAGCGAGGACGATGATGACGACATTACAGATATTACATCTGGTATCTTTGCCGACTTCAACTTAGATTATGCTGAGGCAGACGAAGATGAGCTGAGTCCAACAAAGAATCCAGAGGAAATGACTGAATCCGTGGAAGCCCTTAACCTTTCCTCATCGATAGCGAGTACGTGTGATCAGGCCTTTAGCCCTGATCCTTTCAATACCCCCATCCTGCCCAAATCACTGGACAGTGGCTATGACACGGAGAACAACGAATCTCCGGAGTTTCTTTTCAAGGAGCTTGGAGACGTGCGAGCTGTTGAAATGAGCCCAAGGCTGAGCGGAGAGTCCGAACTCGTGCTGCAGGTGGGCTTTGGCCACGGGCTGTGCCCCTCCACCAGTGCTTCAGAGGCCCCCCCATCCCACGTTAAGGATCTGAGTGATAAGAATCCTTATAGAGACTCCGCCTACTTCTCTGATTATGATGTTGAAAGTGAGAGAAGTCCACAAGAAGATGGCAGCAAGTTTTTCCCAGGGCCACATACCCATGACTTCCATCCTGGGAAACTTACCTGCACCAGAGATGAGAGTCTGATCCAAAGGCAGTTCAACAATGAAGACCTTTTAACAGATCTGAGGCCAATTAAGAGTTGTGCTCTAGTGAATCTGTACGAGGCTGACCCCAATTCACCCCATCCACTTCCCACCCCTGGCTTGTCCATGCTGTCGCCATTTCCTCCCCAAATGGGCGGCTGCCTGACCAAAGAGTCAGCCCCTGCAGATGACGACCTCGGGCTGCAGACGGATCACTCAGGAGAGGAGCATTCCTCAGAGCTTAGCACATCCAATGGCTCTGAAGCCTCCTCGAGTGTCCCAGAGGCCGCGACCAACAATGAGGAGAGCAACCGGAGAGCAAACACCTGCTCCCCTGTCCAGTCTTTAAGTTCTGACTCCATTAATGACTACAGAGATGAGGGCTCCAAGGACAACAAAAACCCTGAAGGgtccacagaggaggaggagttgccCGAGTTTAGTCTTGCCAAGGATGAGGCGGAGGGCAAAAGCGAGGGCGTCCGATTAAATGAGGAGGACTTTGAGGACATAGACGCGGAGGAGTGCGACTCGCAAGAGACTTTGTGTGAAGGATCCAACGGGCCCGTGGACCTGTCCACGTCCTCGTCCTTGTTAGAGCTGTGTGGGGAAGACGTGAGAGCGCCGCTGGAGGAGGCGGAAGATGAGGACGACTCCGACGACAGCGAGTCCGACGAGGAGCTGAGGACCTACAACATTCAGGACGAAGACAgtgaggagagcgaggaggactTCACCACGGTGCCGGTGGTGGTGAGCgactgcagcagagccagacacCTCCGCAGTCTCCTGAAGATGCCCACGCTGCTCACACAGTCCTTCTGTGAtgagctggagaggaagaaaaaggctGTGTCCTTCTTTGATGATGTCACCGTGTTCCTTTTTGACCAA GAGAGTCCTACTGGAGAGCTGGCTGACTTTGCCTTCTCAGGAGGAGCCGAACCCAGTGCACAGACCCAACCCGACCCGGGAGTCGAAGCGCTGGCCTGCGAAACGTTCTGCTCTGATGAAAGAGACGGGAGCGTCCCAGAAGACG GTGGAGGATGTGAATGGGAAGACGACCTCGCCTTTATGCCCCGCCCCCCGTCGCCCGACGCTACAGCCGAGCCCCAGCCGTCGCTCGCTCCCATCTCCAACAACCCGGAAGCGCAGAAACCTGCAGCTATGTCACTGAACCGTTTTATGGTTTCACGATTCTCCATCACACACGTCTCCGACACCCACCAGGGCTCAGCAACAG GCAACAGTGAAGACGGCCCAAAAGCCTGA
- the aatka gene encoding serine/threonine-protein kinase LMTK1 isoform X2, with protein MAVLVGRGGRVLLRPLHLRLPHAGLSLLQEGRHGLQVQLLKSSDLGRHSLLYLKEIGHGWFGKVLLGEVNAGLSTTQVVVKELKASASVQDQMQFLEEVQPYRTLQHPALVQCLAQCSEVTPYLLVMEFCPLGDLKSYLCSCRAADAEAPDPLILQQMACDIASGLLHLHKYNFIHSDLALRNCLLTSEMSVKIGDYGLSHSRYKDDYYVTQDQIWVPLRWIAPELIDEVHGNLLIVDQTRSSNVWSLGVMMWELLELGSQPYRHYTDRQVLNYAVKEQQLKLPKPQLQFPLAERWYEVMQFCWLQPELRPSSEEVHLLVTYLCAKGSSEAEEEFEHRWNALRPNLLGSTSHTAASTALVLTPTPDSADTPGADQTQEVEPASSASSSFPLLEHFSDSFHSDTGDDLLTVTETSHGLNFEYKWEQARAEQPYCSSSTSGPLGQGNPHYQDIYYLSKGGTSGGCKTDSLTSGISPSYYEPDHPGVVPVLSAHSPSVCSEYYIRIEEPVECNINLDESIVDYSPGMEASNSRLSPDSQTGSSAAEPGAYWSTDHRKSTAYDSDSSPTVMAPLLRQASSISPENLGHTPNCFSANQVSAAHCEHSSPSELDTSPDSRSTLVHPVGRLESTRSLSQAVSSPSLGFCDPYLEASTGRSMVNDSCHSMMGPLRKTLSVNHVSIDVGTDDTVLVGQRGGEHMEDDLFAEGEATNWTSNYSANNNSFSCESRQANSGHDSYLDLQYAAHSELCSLTKATTRTFQSNRSSGTLEAGAGDSKPAELGSYIHLCHKETENATQVERNVPTENIRNIDSLTSSTLTTRGSQEGKGEKQLLYNGERPFSEPKMIPDVSYMKSPSSFKDPQACQTDKHRGSICFGVAAGLSVGQGSSKLNYPETTESSKGLDGLSLAELGDYSEDDDDDITDITSGIFADFNLDYAEADEDELSPTKNPEEMTESVEALNLSSSIASTCDQAFSPDPFNTPILPKSLDSGYDTENNESPEFLFKELGDVRAVEMSPRLSGESELVLQVGFGHGLCPSTSASEAPPSHVKDLSDKNPYRDSAYFSDYDVESERSPQEDGSKFFPGPHTHDFHPGKLTCTRDESLIQRQFNNEDLLTDLRPIKSCALVNLYEADPNSPHPLPTPGLSMLSPFPPQMGGCLTKESAPADDDLGLQTDHSGEEHSSELSTSNGSEASSSVPEAATNNEESNRRANTCSPVQSLSSDSINDYRDEGSKDNKNPEGSTEEEELPEFSLAKDEAEGKSEGVRLNEEDFEDIDAEECDSQETLCEGSNGPVDLSTSSSLLELCGEDVRAPLEEAEDEDDSDDSESDEELRTYNIQDEDSEESEEDFTTVPVVVSDCSRARHLRSLLKMPTLLTQSFCDELERKKKAVSFFDDVTVFLFDQESPTGELADFAFSGGAEPSAQTQPDPGVEALACETFCSDERDGSVPEDGGGCEWEDDLAFMPRPPSPDATAEPQPSLAPISNNPEAQKPAAMSLNRFMVSRFSITHVSDTHQGSATGNSEDGPKA; from the exons ATGGCCGTCCTCGTTGGCCGTGGTGGCCGTGTCCTTCTCCGGCCTCTTCACCTTCGTCTTCCTCATGCTGGCCTGTCTCTGCTGCAAGAAGGGAGACATGGGCTTCAAG TCCAGTTGCTGAAATCATCAGACCTCGGTCGTCATAGTTTACTCTATCTAAAGGAGATTGGGCACGGTTGGTTTGGCAag GTTTTGCTGGGGGAGGTAAACGCAGGTCTGAGCACCACCCAGGTGGTGGTGAAGGAGCTGAAAGCCAGCGCCAGCGTCCAGGACCAGATGCAGTTCCTGGAGGAGGTCCAGCCTTATCG AACGCTCCAACATCCTGCCCTGGTGCAGTGTCTGGCACAGTGCTCTGAGGTCACTCCCTACCTGCTGGTCATGGAGTTTTGCCCCCTG GGTGATTTGAAAAGTTACCTCTGCAGTTGTAGGGCAGCCGATGCCGAGGCTCCGGATCCTTTGATCCTCCAGCAAATGGCGTGTGACATTGCCTCGGGGCTTCTGCATCTCCATAAATACAACTTCATACACAG TGACCTGGCCTTGCGAAACTGCTTGCTAACTTCAGAAATGTCGGTTAAGATCGGAGACTACGGCCTTTCTCACAGCCGATACAAG GATGACTATTACGTAACACAAGACCAGATCTGGGTCCCCCTGCGCTGGATTGCACCTGAGCTCATCGACGAGGTCCACGGAAACCTGCTGATCGTTGACCAAACCAGAAGCAGCAACGTATG GTCCCTGGGGGTGATGAtgtgggagctgctggagttGGGAAGCCAGCCGTACAGAcactacacagacagacaggtgctgAACTACgctgtgaaggagcagcagctcaaactccCCAAGCCTCAGCTCCAGTTCCCTCTGGCCGAACGCTG GTATGAGGTCATGCAATTTTGCTGGCTCCAGCCAGAGCTGAGGCCCAGCAGTGAGGAGGTCCACCTTCTGGTCACATACCTATGTGCCAAAGGCTCcagtgaggctgaggaggagttTGAACATCGCTGGAACGCCTTGAGACCCAACCTGCTCGGCAGTACTTCCCACACGGCTGCATCCACAGCCCTCGTCCTGACCCCTACCCCCGACTCTGCCGACACACCCGGTGCAGACCAAACTCAGGAAGTGGAGccggcctcctctgcctcatcttCCTTCCCCCTCCTGGAGCACTTCTCCGACAGCTTCCACTCCGACACAGGGGACGACCTGCTGACTGTCACAGAGACCAGCCACGGTCTCAACTTTGAGTACAAGTGGGAGCAGGCTCGAGCTGAGCAGCCctactgctcctcctccaccagtggGCCACTAGGTCAGGGGAACCCACACTACCAGGATATTTATTATTTGAGCAAAGGAGGCACCTCAGGTGGCTGCAAGACTGACAGCCTCACGTCAGGCATATCCCCATCTTATTATGAACCTGACCACCCGGGTGTGGTCCCAGTGTTGAGCGCCCATAGCCCCTCAGTCTGCAGCGAGTACTACATTCGCATAGAGGAGCCTGTAGAGTGTAATATTAACCTGGATGAAAGCATTGTAGACTACAGCCCAGGAATGGAGGCCAGCAACAGCAGGTTGTCACCTGATAGTCAGACAGGTTCGTCCGCGGCCGAGCCCGGGGCTTACTGGTCCACTGACCACAGAAAATCCACCGCCTACGACTCTGACTCGAGCCCCACTGTCATGGCGCCGCTATTAAGACAGGCATCCAGCATCAGTCCTGAGAACTTAGGCCACACCCCCAACTGCTTCTCAGCCAATCAGGTCAGCGCGGCCCACTGCGAACACTCGAGTCCGTCTGAGCTGGATACGTCTCCAGATTCTCGATCAACCCTCGTCCACCCAGTGGGACGGTTAGAAAGTACGCGCAGTCTGTCACAAGCAGTGAGCAGCCCCAGCTTGGGCTTCTGCGACCCCTACCTTGAAGCGAGCACCGGCCGTAGCATGGTTAACGATAGCTGCCATAGTATGATGGGTCCCCTCAGGAAGACGCTGTCCGTTAACCACGTTAGCATCGATGTAGGAACAGACGACACGGTGCTGGTAGGCCAGCGGGGAGGTGAACACATGGAGGATGACCTGTTCGCTGAGGGAGAGGCAACTAATTGGACCTCAAACTATTCCGCCAACAATAATAGCTTTAGCTGTGAGAGCAGGCAGGCGAACAGTGGGCACGACAGCTATCTGGACCTTCAATACGCTGCTCACTCTGAGTTATGTTCGCTAACCAAGGCCACCACCAGAACTTTCCAAAGCAACAGGTCTTCTGGCACTTTggaggcaggagcaggagaCAGCAAGCCAGCGGAACTGGGATCATATATTCACTTATGTCACAAGGAAACGGAAAATGCCACTCAGGTGGAAAGGAATGTGCCTACAGAAAATATAAGAAACATTGATTCTCTTACCAGCTCAACCCTTACGACTAGAGGTTCACAGGAGGGAAAAGGTGAAAAGCAGTTGCTGTATAATGGAGAGAGACCGTTCTCTGAGCCTAAAATGATACCTGACGTAAGCTATATGAAGTCCCCGTCTTCTTTCAAAGATCCTCAGGCCTGTCAAACAGACAAGCACAGAGGTAGCATCTGTTTCGGTGTCGCTGCAGGATTGTCCGTCGGGCAGGGAAGCAGCAAACTAAACTATCCTGAGACAACAGAAAGTAGCAAAGGATTAGACGGCCTTAGCCTGGCTGAGCTTGGAGACTATAGCGAGGACGATGATGACGACATTACAGATATTACATCTGGTATCTTTGCCGACTTCAACTTAGATTATGCTGAGGCAGACGAAGATGAGCTGAGTCCAACAAAGAATCCAGAGGAAATGACTGAATCCGTGGAAGCCCTTAACCTTTCCTCATCGATAGCGAGTACGTGTGATCAGGCCTTTAGCCCTGATCCTTTCAATACCCCCATCCTGCCCAAATCACTGGACAGTGGCTATGACACGGAGAACAACGAATCTCCGGAGTTTCTTTTCAAGGAGCTTGGAGACGTGCGAGCTGTTGAAATGAGCCCAAGGCTGAGCGGAGAGTCCGAACTCGTGCTGCAGGTGGGCTTTGGCCACGGGCTGTGCCCCTCCACCAGTGCTTCAGAGGCCCCCCCATCCCACGTTAAGGATCTGAGTGATAAGAATCCTTATAGAGACTCCGCCTACTTCTCTGATTATGATGTTGAAAGTGAGAGAAGTCCACAAGAAGATGGCAGCAAGTTTTTCCCAGGGCCACATACCCATGACTTCCATCCTGGGAAACTTACCTGCACCAGAGATGAGAGTCTGATCCAAAGGCAGTTCAACAATGAAGACCTTTTAACAGATCTGAGGCCAATTAAGAGTTGTGCTCTAGTGAATCTGTACGAGGCTGACCCCAATTCACCCCATCCACTTCCCACCCCTGGCTTGTCCATGCTGTCGCCATTTCCTCCCCAAATGGGCGGCTGCCTGACCAAAGAGTCAGCCCCTGCAGATGACGACCTCGGGCTGCAGACGGATCACTCAGGAGAGGAGCATTCCTCAGAGCTTAGCACATCCAATGGCTCTGAAGCCTCCTCGAGTGTCCCAGAGGCCGCGACCAACAATGAGGAGAGCAACCGGAGAGCAAACACCTGCTCCCCTGTCCAGTCTTTAAGTTCTGACTCCATTAATGACTACAGAGATGAGGGCTCCAAGGACAACAAAAACCCTGAAGGgtccacagaggaggaggagttgccCGAGTTTAGTCTTGCCAAGGATGAGGCGGAGGGCAAAAGCGAGGGCGTCCGATTAAATGAGGAGGACTTTGAGGACATAGACGCGGAGGAGTGCGACTCGCAAGAGACTTTGTGTGAAGGATCCAACGGGCCCGTGGACCTGTCCACGTCCTCGTCCTTGTTAGAGCTGTGTGGGGAAGACGTGAGAGCGCCGCTGGAGGAGGCGGAAGATGAGGACGACTCCGACGACAGCGAGTCCGACGAGGAGCTGAGGACCTACAACATTCAGGACGAAGACAgtgaggagagcgaggaggactTCACCACGGTGCCGGTGGTGGTGAGCgactgcagcagagccagacacCTCCGCAGTCTCCTGAAGATGCCCACGCTGCTCACACAGTCCTTCTGTGAtgagctggagaggaagaaaaaggctGTGTCCTTCTTTGATGATGTCACCGTGTTCCTTTTTGACCAA GAGAGTCCTACTGGAGAGCTGGCTGACTTTGCCTTCTCAGGAGGAGCCGAACCCAGTGCACAGACCCAACCCGACCCGGGAGTCGAAGCGCTGGCCTGCGAAACGTTCTGCTCTGATGAAAGAGACGGGAGCGTCCCAGAAGACG GTGGAGGATGTGAATGGGAAGACGACCTCGCCTTTATGCCCCGCCCCCCGTCGCCCGACGCTACAGCCGAGCCCCAGCCGTCGCTCGCTCCCATCTCCAACAACCCGGAAGCGCAGAAACCTGCAGCTATGTCACTGAACCGTTTTATGGTTTCACGATTCTCCATCACACACGTCTCCGACACCCACCAGGGCTCAGCAACAG GCAACAGTGAAGACGGCCCAAAAGCCTGA